The genomic region GACTGCCCGCGTCCGAACAGGTTCTGCTGCTGGATCTGGGAGAAGACAAAAAGACCATCGAAAGACGAATAACCGCCCCCGATGTTCAGAGATCCGGTAGACCGCTCGGTCACGGTGAACCGGATATCAACCTCGCCCGGCCGGCCCGGAACCCGTTCCTTGGTAAAGTCGATTTCATCAAAAAATCCGAGTTGCCGGATCTTCTGGCGCGACCGTTCCAGCGCACTCGTGCTGAACTTGTCGCCCTCGGCAAGCCGGATTTCCCGTCGAATCACGTTATCCCGGGTCCGGCTGTTTCCGCTGATATGGATGCGCCGGACGGTTACTGATGGGCCCTGATCAATACTGATTTCCAGGGCAATTTCGGGTTTTTCGGTTTCCACGTCCACAGGGCGTGGAATGATTGTCACGTTGGCGAATGCATACGACGCATCGCCATAAACCCGCTCGATCGCAGCCTGGTCTTCCAGCAGCCGCGACCTGGAAAACACCAGTCCCGGTTTCGACTGCATCCGGGCCAGCAGACTGTCTTCCGGCTCCAGCAGATCGCCGGCGATGCGGATTGACCTCAAGTGATACTGCTTGCCCTCGGTGACATGAAATGTGACGAAAAGCGCGTCCCGTCCCGATGTCAGCTCAACCACCGGATCGGAGATCTTCGCGTCCACATAGCCACGGTCCATGTAAAAATTCTTGAGCGCGATACTGTCGCGGAGCAGCATTTCACGCACGAAGTTGCCCCGGTCGGTAAACCAGGAGAAGGCGTGATGCTCCTTGGCGAGCATTTCTCCTTTTAGCTGGTCATCACTAAAGGCCTGATTGCCGATAAACCTGATCCGGCGGATACGAATCTTGTCCCCTTCATCCAGATGAAAAACAACCGCAATGGTATTTTGCCCCCGGGCAGGCCGGGTTTCGGCCCGGATACTGGCGAGGAAATAGCCGTCTTGCTCATACCGGCGCCGGATACGCTCAATGGTGCGATCCACCTGCACCGGCGAGTAGACAGAGTTCAGCTTGAACTGGAGATCTTCCCTGAGTTTTTCGTCATCGATGCCGCTGTTTCCTTCAAACCGGATTTCACTCACGGTCGGACGCTCACGGATCACGTAAATGAGCCGGATTCCTCCGTCGGTCCGTTCCCACTCAATCCGGATGTCGTCAAACCAGCCGAGCTTCCAGAGCGTACGGATATCCTCGGCCAGCAGCTTGTGATCCATCCGCACACCCTGACGAATCCGGGTACGGGTACGTATCAGCTCCGGATCCAGCCGGACCTGGCCGCGAACCACGATTTCCGTCACAAGTTCACCGGCTGGAGCCTCTCCTGCCAGAACCGCCGCAGGGATGTCCGCCGAAGCGCCCTCAGATGGCGAGTTGCCGGTTACCTGTGCGGAAGCAATGGCTGGCCCGCACAGAAGACAGAAAAAAATCCACCGTCGGAAAGTCCGGATCAAGAGCCGGCCTCCGCGATGCGCCCATCTACCAGCGTAATCCGGCGGGTCATCAGGGCGGCCAGCGCCATTGAATGTGTCACGACAACGAACGTCGTCCCGTCCTCTTCGTTGAGGCGAACCAGAAGATCGTGAATTTCCTCGGCGGTATGGGTGTCAAGATTTCCGGTCGGTTCATCCGCGAATACAATCCGTGGCTTGAGCACGGTGGCGCGGGCGATAGCAACCCGCTGCTGCTCACCGCCCGACAGTTCCCGGGGACGGTGCTCATACCGGCCCGACAGGCCAAGCCGGTCGAGCAGGGCCCTGGCGGCAGGCTCAACCTGCGAGCGCCCTTTACCCGCAATCAGTCCCGGCATCATCACGTTTTCGAGTGCCGTGAATTCCGGAAGCAGGTGATGGAACTGGAACACGAAACCGAAGTTCCTCGCCCGGAATGCCGGCAGGGAATGTTCGGCCAGCCCAGTCACATCAACACCGTTTACACGGAGCAGACCGCCGGAGGCCTTCTCCAGCGTGCCCAGAACGTGCAGAAGCGTGGTTTTTCCCACTCCGGAGACGCCTACAACACCCAGCCGTTCTCCGGGGCGAATATCGAGATCAATACCCCGGAGCACATCGACCCGGCGATTATCCAGGTCGAAATGCTTTTCCAGCCCTTTCGCGGAGATCACCGGATCACTCATTGCGTAGCGCCTCCGCAGGCGTCAGCCGGCCCGCCTGAAGCGAGGGAAACAGGGCCGCCAGTGTGGTGACAAAAATCGGTGCCGCCACAACCCAGATCACGTCTTCGATACGGACCAGCAGTGGAAGATGATCCATCTGATAGACGGCCGGATCTATCGGAATCAGATGGAAGGTCGACTCGACCCAGCAGAGGCCCAGACCAAGCACAAGCCCGGACAACGTTCCCACCAGACCGATAAACGCGCCCGTATAGAGGAATACCCGCATGGTCTCCCGGTTTGTGGCGCCCATCGCTTTCAGGATGGCAATGTCATGCACCTTCTCCCGCACCAGGACAATCATCGAGCCGGCGATGTTGAAGCTGGCAACGATCACGATAATCAGGACAACAATGAACAACCCGAGCTTTTCCAGGGCGAGCGCCTTGAACAGGTCGCCAAAACTCTCCTCCCAGCTACGTGCCCGGAGCTGTGGCTTTTTCCAGTCAAGAAAGGCCCGCCGCATGATTTCACCGGCAACAGCACGGGCATTTTCCACGTTATCCACTCTGACCTGGATACCGGTGACATACCGCTCCTCGTCTGTCAGACCCGGATCGAAAAAGTCCTGCGCCACCGGAAGATCCACAAATGCCAGCGTCGAATCGAATTCGATGAAACCCAGCTTGAATATGCCGACAACCACGAACTTCCTGGGCCGGGCTGTAGGGCCCGTGGGACCAATTCCGCATAAAGGGCAGATGACCGTGATCTCGTCACCGGTACTGACAAACAGGTTTTCGGCGAGCACGCTTCCCAGCACGATACCGGGCAGATCCTTCCGGCTTTCTATGGAACGCCCGGCTGCGACCGAAACATTCTCCGTTCCGGTGCCTGTCAGATTCCGCAACGATCCGCTCCTCATGCGCTCGCTGAACAGGGCGGTCCTGGCGGCCAGTTCGGGAACAATGCCGAAAAGCTGAATACCGGCCACTTCATCGCCATTGGTGAGCATCGCGTCACGCTGAAAAAACGGCGAAACAGCCACGACGCCCGGAACAGCTTCGACCAGTTTGCGGGTCTCGTCCCAGTCTGGAAGCTGCAGCCGACTGTATGAGGATTCATAGGAAACAAGCACATGCGGCCGGGCCCCCAGCATCAGATCGCGCAGGTTTTTCATGAAACCTGCCATGACGGCCTGAACGATCAGAAGGGCCGCCACTCCCAGCGCCACCGACAGGATTCCAACAGATGTCTGAAACGAAAAAGCAGCCCGCGAACGGCCAACCAGATACCGCCGGGCCACCCACCAGGTCCAGCTCATTCAGATCTCCCGGCTTTTCAGCAACGGGAACAGGATAACGTCGCGGATCGATGGCTGGCCGGTAAGCAGCATAACCAGCCGGTCCACTCCTATCCCTTCCCCCGCCGTGGGCGGCAATCCGTATTCCAGCGCCCGGATATAGTCAGCATCGTAGTCCATCGTCTCTTCGTCGCCGCCTTCGCGTGACTTCAGCTGGTCTTCGAACCGGGCCCGCTGATCGTCGGCATCGTTCAGTTCGCTGAACCCATTGGCGATTTCCCGGCCGGTAATAAACAGTTCGAACCGGTCGCTGATCTCCGGATTCCGGTCATTCCGGCGCGAGAGCGGTGAAATCGCGGTTGGATACCCAGTGACAAAAGTCGGCTGGACAAGTGTAGGCTCTACCAGTTCTTCAAATGCAGCGCAGAGGCGCTCGGCTGGTCCCCGGGCGAAACATTCGGCAGCAAGCTTGCGCATCTGGGCCCGTATATCGCCCGGATTCGCATCCGGGCAGTGTCGCAGGGCGGTGGTTTCAAGCATGGCGACAAAATCCGCTTCGGAAATCGCCGCCAGTTCGGCCAGCCCCTTGCCAGTCACCTCGCGAACGGCCTCCTCCATACCGATCCGTTTCCACGGTCTTGCAAAGCTGATTTCCCGGCCCTGGTAAGTCAGATTTGTCCCGCCGTGCAGCTTTTCCACGAGCCCGGTAATGAGATCCTCCGTCAGGTCAATCAGGTCTTCGTAGGTTGCCCACGCCTGATAGAACTCGATCATCGTGAATTCGGGATTGTGCTGGGTACTGATGCCCTCGTTGCGGAAATTGCGGTTGATTTCGAACACCCGGTCGAAACCGCCCACCACGAGCCGTTTCAGGTGCAGCTCTGGGGCTATCCGCAGAACAAGGTCCATGTCGAGGGTATTGTGGTGAGTACGGAACGGACGGGCCTTGGCACCAGTGACGAGCGTGTGCATCATCGGCGTTTCAACTTCAAGATAGCCGCGATTGATGAAGAAGCTGCGGATCCCGGTGACGATTTCCGATCGCTTGCGGAATACTTCCCGCGCCTCGTCGTTCACCATCAGGTCCAGATACCGCTGGCGGTAACGGATTTCGACATCAGTAAGGCCGTGCCACTTGTCCGGAAGCGGTCTCAGGCACTTGACCAGCAGGTTCAAGGTCTTGGCGCGAACCGTCAGTTCCCCGGTCTTGCTACGGAACAGTTCGCCTTCGATACCGGCAATGTCGCCGATATCGAGCGACCGGGCACGGGCAAAACCGTCCTCACCCAGACCGGAGAGATCGGCAAAAAGCTGAATCTGGCCAGATGAATCACTCAGTGTATAAAATCCGCCCTTGCCGAATAAACGGACAGCCCGAATCCGCCCGGCAACGCTCACCCGGACGGGTGCAGCCGCAAGGGTCTCACCGGTAACGTCACGAAAACGGTCCTGGAGTTCTCCAGCACGATTGGCGGGTACAAAGCCGTTTGGATAGGCAGGCGCGGGTCCCTCGCGAAGCTGGTCGAGCTTTCTTCGCCGCTCGCGTATCTGGTCATTGTCCTGATCCATGAATAAACGCCCAAGGTCTCCAAAAAACCCAATTTTTTCCGCAGGTTGCCGGGACCGTAGACGGATAGCCCCGCCGGAAAGCGCGGACGTTATCCCTCACCCCCCAAGCGGTCAAGAACCCTTGAGAGCTGCGCCAAGGATGGCTAAATGAAAGGCATGATCAGGCTCGAACTTCTTATCCCTGTTGTCGTGGCTCTTACTGGCTGCGGTCCATCCAACCCCAATCCCATCGATTTTGCCGCTCCACCAGACAAGACCATCCCGGTAAAGCTGGCCGCATCTCCAGCCGATTCCCAGACGTGGGCTGAACGCGACCTCACCCTTCCCGACGTCAGTGGCGGGAAATTCACGCTCTCGTCACTCAAGGGGAAATATGTACTGCTCGACTTCTGGGCGAGCTGGTGCGGGCCATGCATCAAGGCTATTCCACATCTGAACAAGCTGCAGGACCGCTTTCCCGGACAGCTTGAAGTCGTGGGAATTTCGGTGGACGACGAGCCCCTGTCGTTCGTTCAAAAATTCGCACGTGACAACAAGATGAACTACCGGGTCCTTCACGGCGAGGACAAGCTCATCGACCGGTTTGGCCGCTCACGGGGCTTGCCTGTAGCTTTTCTGCTTGATCCCGAGGGCCGGGTGGTCCGCCGGTTCATTGGCGAGTATCCCGAGGACCGGCTTATCTCAGCCATTGCAGGTGTTATCCCGGCCAAGGAAGAGAAAAAGGATGAATCGGGTCCGCCCAGTGAAAGCCCCGACCCGCAATAATCCGTTCCACTGGCCACCTCCTCGCAGCAGGCAAAACTTATGCGGTGACCCACGCTGCATCATCCTGATACATCTGTTTTTTCGTGCTGACAGTCCACAAATGAAAAGATACTATCCCGCTGTCTGCAATGAATAGTGGTTCCATACGCAAGCGGGTAGAAGCGGCCGGGCGACAGTCGGTATTGTGGGGCTGTGTTGCAGCCATAATCCCGATTGGTTTTTCGCTGGCAGTCATCCTGACGCTTCATGGTTACGGCCTGCGTGAAACAGCCACCTCTATTCTCGCGGTAGCGGTGCTTTTCATCCTGTTCGCACCAATCAATCTGCGCAGACTTCACCGGGAAAACTCCGCACTGATCGGTACCCTCGAAACTCTGGGACGCGGAGAAACACCCTCGAATGAACTCGTCACCGAAGCCGTCCAGAAGGCTCGCTCGGCAGTCCTCCGGTTCCAGGTTCTTTCGACACTGGGCTGGCTCGCCGGGCTCGGGATTGGCTTCTGGCTGTTCCAGATGCAGGGGGATCTCACCCGGTTTTCCCTGACCATCTTCGTCTGCTGCTTCGCGGGCAGTTACCTGTTCACCCACGGACTGAGCTGGACGATCTACCGCCGCGCATTTGCACCCTGCCTGTCAGAACTCGTCACCCATCTCGAGGAACAGGATGCAGCCCGGCTGGCCCCACTCACCGTTCGTATCAAAATTCTGATCGGTCTGCTGTCAGGACTCGGCATTTTCATTTCGGGCGCTGTCGCGCTGGTAGCCTACCACAGCCGGATAGAAACAGGATCAGTGGCGGCCACCGCACTCCGGCCCACCGTAATGGCCGAGTCCGCCTGGCTCCAGTCAGGTGCCCTAGCGGCCGAAAGCCCATACCGCCCCCTGTGGCCAGACGCCAAATGGATCGTCATCGAACCCGACGGTTCTGCAAATCCCAAACCGGATTGGGATCGCATTGACCGCCGGCTTCGGGATAAAATCCTGGCTTCCAGCGGACAAACGGTTTTCAATACCGTTGTATTCAGGGAAATCGCAATCATGGCGCCGGCTGGACAGGGCCGCCGGGTGGCAGCGGTTTTGCCCCGGGGTAGCCTCAAATCAGACGCAACCTCCACCCAGGCAGCTTCCGGAGCCATCATTCTCCTCGTGATTCTGGCTGTTGGGTTTCATACCTTTGTCGTCATCCGCGACGTGACTGAGCCGTTCGGAAGCCTGCGCCGTCTCGCGGCCAGAATTGCGGCCGGCGATCTCCGGCCGGATCCGGTGCCCTATGCCGACGATGAAACCGGTATTCTGCTGGTCCAGTTTGATCGTGCCGCTCGCAAGCTTTCCGAAGCGATCGAGTCATCCCAGAATCTCGCACGATCGGTGGCAGCCGCAACGGAGGAGCTGGCCTCCACCGCTGTGACGTTTGTCAGCTGGAGCGAGGAGGTTCGTGGCCATTCATCAAGAGCCGGAGGAATGCTGGACCAGATCGCGGCGGGCTCGGCTGACGTCAGCACACTGGTGAAGTCCACACGCACAGAGACTGAAACCGCCGCCCGGGAAGCCGGTGGCAGCGAACAGGAACTCGAGGCAAGTTCCCAGGGCCTGATCCAGCTCGGACAGGCGCTGGCGCAGGTATTCTCCAGAATTGAGGATCTCTCGAACCGCAGCGCCCATATCTCCGGAATCGTTGATGTCATCCGCGAAATCACTGCACAGACGAACCTTCTCAGCCTGAACGCCGCCATTGAAGCGGCCCGGGCAGGCGAGCACGGCCGCGGATTTTCAGTCGTGGCGGACGAAATCAGGAAACTGGCTGACCGGGCCAGCACCAGCGCCGCCGAGATCAACACCATTATCCAGCAGGTAACCGAAACCGGACAAACCGCATCCCGGCTGGTGCAAGGCGCCCGTGAAGATTTCTCTGGCCGGCAGGAGACCGTCCGGCAAACTGCTGACCGGTTTCATGGAATTACCCGGACATTCGTAGATGCCGGCCGGGCGTTCCAGAAACTGGATGATCTGGTAGCCGAGCATGTCAGGCTGTCGCTGGAGTCGGCTTCGGCCTTGCAGAATATCGTGCAAACCCAGGCCGAGCAGACCACGGCCGCCGAACAGCTCCGTGCCACAGCCACCGAACTCACACGGATGGCCGAAAACCTCTCCCGGCTTCTCATGGCCTTCCAGATCGGAACGAAAAAGAAACGGTAACCCTTACCCGTCCTGCTCCAGATACGTATAACCTGCCAGTCCGCGGTCATAATGGCTGATGAGTTGGCGGGCTTCCTCAAAAGTAATTCGGCCGTCCCTCAGGGCCATTTCGGTAGCATCACGCATCATGTTAACCAGCTGGGACTTGTCGTACTCGACATAGGACAGAACGTCAGTCACGGAATCGCCCTGTACCACATGCCCGATGGTGTAGCTGGAATCGTCATTCACCTTGACATGCACGGCATTAGTATCGCCGAAAAGATTGTGCAGATCGCCGAGTATCTCCTGATACGCACCTACGAGGAACACTCCCAGATAGTAAGGCTCACCAGGCTTGAAGCGGTGCAGTTCGAGGAAATGCTTGGTGTCGTGGGGATCGATAAACTCATCAATTTTCCCGTCAGAATCACAGGTAAGATCTGCAATCGTTCCGCGCCGTGAGGGTTTCTCATTCAGCCGGTGGATAGGCATGATCGGGAAAAGCTGGTCCACAGCCCAGTGGTCCGGTATCGACTGGAAAATGGAGAAATTGCAGAAATAGGTATCCGTGAGCAGGTTTCTTACATTCTCCAGTTCGTCGGGAATCTTCTCCACCTCATCCAGAATCTTCAGGAACTTCTTCGTGCAGGAAGCCATGTACTGCTCTGCCAGCGCCCGGGTTTTCAGGTCGATCCGGCCGCGCGAGAAGTCGGTGGCGATGTCTTCTCTCAGCACCAGAAGATCGTTGTACAGTTCCTGGTAGTTCCGGTGAGAAAGGTTTTTCAGGATGTTCCACAGTTCCTGGATGGGAGCGGGGGCGTCCTTTGGCGGCTCAGGCTGCTCATCCGGTGGCTGGAGTTCATTCACTCCGAGCACATCGAACACCAGCATGGCATGGTGCGCCACCAGCGCACGGCCGGATTCGCTGAGCAGCGTGGGATGCGGAACATGCCGCTCGTCGCAGTAGGTCCCTACTTCAGAAACGATATCGTTGGCATACTCCTGCAGGGAGTAGTTCTTGGATGAATGGAAATTCGATCGTGAGCCGTCATAGTCGATAGCAAGTCCGCCGCCCACGTCCAGATACTTCAGATTGGCACCCATCTTGTGCAGGTCACAGAAGACAATCGATGCCTCGCGAACCGCATCCCGGATGGCGCGGATATGCGTGATCTGGCTGCCGATATGGAAATGAAGAAGCTGCAGGCAGTCGAGCATCTTCTCCTTTTCGAGCAGTTCCACCAGCTTCACCATTTCGCTGGCATTGAGACCGAACTTGGACCGCTCCCCGGTCGATTCATTCCACTTCCCCGCTCCGCGGGCATTCAGCTTTACCCGCGCACCGATCAGTGGCCGGACGCCGATCCGCCTGGAAACTGCGATCACCTCGGCTGCTTCGGCGAACCGGTCCAGAACGATGAATGGCTTTCTTCCCAGCTTTTGTGCCAGCAGGGCCGTCTCGATGTATTCGCTGTCCTTGTACCCATTGCAGACGATTACGGCCTCGGGATCGTTCATGAACGCCAGCACGATAAGCAGTTCCGGCTTGGAACCTGCCTCCAGTCCCAAATTGTACGGGCGGCCATACTGCACGAGTTCCTCAATCACATGCCGTTGCTGGTTCACTTTCACCGGCATGATCGGCCGATAGCTGCTTTTGTAGTTATAGGTCTCGATCGATTTCTGGAATGCCCGGCTGAGACGGCTCACCCGGTCGTTCAGTACGTCCGAGAAACGGAGCAGAAGCGGTGTCGTCAGCCCCCGGCGGCTGATATCATCCGTCATGGCCCGAAGATCTGCCCGGGGGCCATTTGGTCCCCGCGGGTGTACGAAGAGATTCCCGTTATCACCGATGCTGAAGTAGCTGGCTCCCCAGTTCTCGACTCCGTAAAGTTCTGCGCTGTCACGCACCGTCCAGGGACGAAGGTCCTTGGCCACCTTGTTCGCTCCTTTTCGGAACCACCCTAGTCCTTGAAGGATGGCCTTCCGGCCGGATGCTCAACGGGTCCGGCAAGCGCGTGATTGAATACGAAGCGAAGCAGCTAGGCAACAGGGGGTCCCCGTCCGGCGGGTCCTAGATATTTCCAAGAACAGCCGTCCAGTAATTTGTAAAAATCCCGTAAAACCCGGCCGAATGCCACTATAAAGCCGAATTTGGCTTTTACAGAACTAGCACAGTCAGCCCATTTCAACCCCGCTATTATCTCTGGTCGCGGCCGCAGATTCTGGCCCAATACAACGGGCCAGACCGGCGCAAACGCCTCACGGCATATGGAAAGAGAGCCAATTCGACCGATGATCCCCGAAACCAGCACCACCCCGGCTTCCACATCCGGACATACTCCTTCGCCTTCTTCTGCCGCCTCGAAAGCCACTCGCCCGGCCGTCAAGTCGCCGGCCTGGTTTCGCGGAAACCTGGCGGCTCACGCCATGATGGTTGTGCCCTTTGCAGCCATGCATCTCATCGCCATCTTCGGTGCCTGGCATGTAGGATTCCGCTGGGAATGGCTGGCTGTCGCCATAGGTTTTTTCTATCTGCGCATGTTTGGCATTACCGCCGGCTATCACCGCTACTTCTCGCACCGTTCCTTTGAAACCTCACGTTGGTTCGCGTTTGTACTCGCATTCCTGGGATCAAGCGCCGCACAAAAGGGCGTCATCTGGTGGGCAGGGCATCACCGCGACCACCACAAGTATTCCGACCAGACCGAAGACATCCATTCGCCGGTCCAGAAGGGTTTCTGGCAATCACATGTGGGATGGATCCTGGGCGCCGAATATGACGGCGTGAAATGGCACAACATGAAGGATTTCGCCCAGTATCCGGAAATCCGTTTTATCCAGAACTACTGGCTCATTACGCCGGTTTCGTGGGGCGTTCTGTTTTTCTATATCGGCGGCTGGCCACTGCTCGTATGGGGACTCTTCGTGTCGACCGTGGCGCTTTACCACGCGACATTCACCATCAATTCGCTTTCACACGTTTTTGGCAAGCGCCGGTACAAGACAACCGACACCAGCCGGAACAACTGGATGCTGGCACTGCTTACCATGGGCGAAGGCTGGCACAACAACCACCACTACTACCAGGCCAGCGTCCGGCAGGGCTTCTACTGGTGGGAAATCGACATGTCCTACATGATCCTGAAAGTACTTTCCTGGTTCGGGATCGTCTGGAACCTGAAGGTTCCGCCCGAGCGGGTTCTCAATCAGAACCGTTACACCGCTGATGAACTGGCCGCATGGCGACAGGATTCGGTCCTGACTGCTCCGGCCATACCCGCCCCGGTAGAAGCGAACTAGAGCCAGGAACGCCGGAAAGGGCCCTGGAAACAGGATCGCCCATCAGGAAGGGTGGTCCTGTTTCATTGCCACTTGCTGTTTGCACCGGCCTTGCGAGGCGTTTATGAACAGGCCCCGATGATCAGCACCGCTCCAGACTACCGGTGGCCAGAGGCGGGTTCTTCCCGTATTCCATACTGGATCTATTCCGACCCGGCTATTTATGCCCGGGAGCAGGAACGCCTGTTCAGCGGTTCAAGCTGGAACTACATCGGCTTTGAAAGCGAGATCCCGGCCCCGGGCGACTTCAAACGGACCTTCGTCGGCGAGCGGTCTGTTGTCGCAGCCCGCGACCGGGACGGCCATATCCACGTTTTCCTCAACACATGTGCCCACCGGGGTGTCCAGTTCTGCCGCCACTCGCACGGTAACGCCAAAAGCTTCGTCTGCCCCTATCACCAGTGGGTTTACGACCTGAAGGGCAACCTGGTGGGTGTCCCTTTTCGTAAGGGCGTGCAAGGACAGGGCGGAATGCCGGAAGATTTCGACCTCGCCAGCCATGGGCTCGTGAAGCTCAAGGCGGAAACCGTCAATGGAGCCATTTTCGCCACCTTTGACCAGCGGATGGTTCCATTCCGGGACTATCTGGGTGACTCCATGTACCACTATTTCACGCGGGTATTCGACGGCCGAGGCATTCGTGTGCTTGGCTATGCCCGCCAGATCATCCCCTGCAACTGGAAACTGATGTTTGAGAACATCAAGGATCCCTACCACGCCAGCCTGCTTCATGTGTTTCTGGTGACGTTCGGACTGTTCCGGGCTGACCAGAAATCGGACGTGAAACTGGACCCGACCGGCCGCCATGCAGTTCTCGTCTCCCGCAAGGGCGAGCAGAAAGCCACCGAAGGCACTGCCGAGATGCGAT from Deltaproteobacteria bacterium harbors:
- the bamA gene encoding outer membrane protein assembly factor BamA; translated protein: MIRTFRRWIFFCLLCGPAIASAQVTGNSPSEGASADIPAAVLAGEAPAGELVTEIVVRGQVRLDPELIRTRTRIRQGVRMDHKLLAEDIRTLWKLGWFDDIRIEWERTDGGIRLIYVIRERPTVSEIRFEGNSGIDDEKLREDLQFKLNSVYSPVQVDRTIERIRRRYEQDGYFLASIRAETRPARGQNTIAVVFHLDEGDKIRIRRIRFIGNQAFSDDQLKGEMLAKEHHAFSWFTDRGNFVREMLLRDSIALKNFYMDRGYVDAKISDPVVELTSGRDALFVTFHVTEGKQYHLRSIRIAGDLLEPEDSLLARMQSKPGLVFSRSRLLEDQAAIERVYGDASYAFANVTIIPRPVDVETEKPEIALEISIDQGPSVTVRRIHISGNSRTRDNVIRREIRLAEGDKFSTSALERSRQKIRQLGFFDEIDFTKERVPGRPGEVDIRFTVTERSTGSLNIGGGYSSFDGLFVFSQIQQQNLFGRGQSLGFSGTLGKRAKQISVQYRDPRFYDSYWGYGVTGEASDRKLFDFQSLRVGGSLSVSYDFTSISPFFDGFSASVGLFGFRNKLKGFSPQLVALGDRIRSDTVKTGFDFNLFLDRLDDRIDPSDGSRHTASFRTAFNLFDIDPSVVSNFNSYDFSGTYFKKLFWEVVGVAKWQVSFLQRRESFFLLIEERYYGGGITNLRGYDPFSVSPFDIGNNGRPVRIGGDKAGYLSGELVFPLYKPARLKAVVFMDAGNVYNDHQMIFSAPWLADWGAGIRWFSPVGPIRLELGFPLVKPRYLTADGSRFGSPVFNFTIGQLF
- a CDS encoding ABC transporter ATP-binding protein — translated: MSDPVISAKGLEKHFDLDNRRVDVLRGIDLDIRPGERLGVVGVSGVGKTTLLHVLGTLEKASGGLLRVNGVDVTGLAEHSLPAFRARNFGFVFQFHHLLPEFTALENVMMPGLIAGKGRSQVEPAARALLDRLGLSGRYEHRPRELSGGEQQRVAIARATVLKPRIVFADEPTGNLDTHTAEEIHDLLVRLNEEDGTTFVVVTHSMALAALMTRRITLVDGRIAEAGS
- a CDS encoding ABC transporter permease; this encodes MSWTWWVARRYLVGRSRAAFSFQTSVGILSVALGVAALLIVQAVMAGFMKNLRDLMLGARPHVLVSYESSYSRLQLPDWDETRKLVEAVPGVVAVSPFFQRDAMLTNGDEVAGIQLFGIVPELAARTALFSERMRSGSLRNLTGTGTENVSVAAGRSIESRKDLPGIVLGSVLAENLFVSTGDEITVICPLCGIGPTGPTARPRKFVVVGIFKLGFIEFDSTLAFVDLPVAQDFFDPGLTDEERYVTGIQVRVDNVENARAVAGEIMRRAFLDWKKPQLRARSWEESFGDLFKALALEKLGLFIVVLIIVIVASFNIAGSMIVLVREKVHDIAILKAMGATNRETMRVFLYTGAFIGLVGTLSGLVLGLGLCWVESTFHLIPIDPAVYQMDHLPLLVRIEDVIWVVAAPIFVTTLAALFPSLQAGRLTPAEALRNE
- the lysS gene encoding lysine--tRNA ligase — protein: MDQDNDQIRERRRKLDQLREGPAPAYPNGFVPANRAGELQDRFRDVTGETLAAAPVRVSVAGRIRAVRLFGKGGFYTLSDSSGQIQLFADLSGLGEDGFARARSLDIGDIAGIEGELFRSKTGELTVRAKTLNLLVKCLRPLPDKWHGLTDVEIRYRQRYLDLMVNDEAREVFRKRSEIVTGIRSFFINRGYLEVETPMMHTLVTGAKARPFRTHHNTLDMDLVLRIAPELHLKRLVVGGFDRVFEINRNFRNEGISTQHNPEFTMIEFYQAWATYEDLIDLTEDLITGLVEKLHGGTNLTYQGREISFARPWKRIGMEEAVREVTGKGLAELAAISEADFVAMLETTALRHCPDANPGDIRAQMRKLAAECFARGPAERLCAAFEELVEPTLVQPTFVTGYPTAISPLSRRNDRNPEISDRFELFITGREIANGFSELNDADDQRARFEDQLKSREGGDEETMDYDADYIRALEYGLPPTAGEGIGVDRLVMLLTGQPSIRDVILFPLLKSREI
- a CDS encoding TlpA family protein disulfide reductase — translated: MKGMIRLELLIPVVVALTGCGPSNPNPIDFAAPPDKTIPVKLAASPADSQTWAERDLTLPDVSGGKFTLSSLKGKYVLLDFWASWCGPCIKAIPHLNKLQDRFPGQLEVVGISVDDEPLSFVQKFARDNKMNYRVLHGEDKLIDRFGRSRGLPVAFLLDPEGRVVRRFIGEYPEDRLISAIAGVIPAKEEKKDESGPPSESPDPQ
- a CDS encoding methyl-accepting chemotaxis protein; its protein translation is MNSGSIRKRVEAAGRQSVLWGCVAAIIPIGFSLAVILTLHGYGLRETATSILAVAVLFILFAPINLRRLHRENSALIGTLETLGRGETPSNELVTEAVQKARSAVLRFQVLSTLGWLAGLGIGFWLFQMQGDLTRFSLTIFVCCFAGSYLFTHGLSWTIYRRAFAPCLSELVTHLEEQDAARLAPLTVRIKILIGLLSGLGIFISGAVALVAYHSRIETGSVAATALRPTVMAESAWLQSGALAAESPYRPLWPDAKWIVIEPDGSANPKPDWDRIDRRLRDKILASSGQTVFNTVVFREIAIMAPAGQGRRVAAVLPRGSLKSDATSTQAASGAIILLVILAVGFHTFVVIRDVTEPFGSLRRLAARIAAGDLRPDPVPYADDETGILLVQFDRAARKLSEAIESSQNLARSVAAATEELASTAVTFVSWSEEVRGHSSRAGGMLDQIAAGSADVSTLVKSTRTETETAAREAGGSEQELEASSQGLIQLGQALAQVFSRIEDLSNRSAHISGIVDVIREITAQTNLLSLNAAIEAARAGEHGRGFSVVADEIRKLADRASTSAAEINTIIQQVTETGQTASRLVQGAREDFSGRQETVRQTADRFHGITRTFVDAGRAFQKLDDLVAEHVRLSLESASALQNIVQTQAEQTTAAEQLRATATELTRMAENLSRLLMAFQIGTKKKR
- the speA gene encoding biosynthetic arginine decarboxylase, yielding MAKDLRPWTVRDSAELYGVENWGASYFSIGDNGNLFVHPRGPNGPRADLRAMTDDISRRGLTTPLLLRFSDVLNDRVSRLSRAFQKSIETYNYKSSYRPIMPVKVNQQRHVIEELVQYGRPYNLGLEAGSKPELLIVLAFMNDPEAVIVCNGYKDSEYIETALLAQKLGRKPFIVLDRFAEAAEVIAVSRRIGVRPLIGARVKLNARGAGKWNESTGERSKFGLNASEMVKLVELLEKEKMLDCLQLLHFHIGSQITHIRAIRDAVREASIVFCDLHKMGANLKYLDVGGGLAIDYDGSRSNFHSSKNYSLQEYANDIVSEVGTYCDERHVPHPTLLSESGRALVAHHAMLVFDVLGVNELQPPDEQPEPPKDAPAPIQELWNILKNLSHRNYQELYNDLLVLREDIATDFSRGRIDLKTRALAEQYMASCTKKFLKILDEVEKIPDELENVRNLLTDTYFCNFSIFQSIPDHWAVDQLFPIMPIHRLNEKPSRRGTIADLTCDSDGKIDEFIDPHDTKHFLELHRFKPGEPYYLGVFLVGAYQEILGDLHNLFGDTNAVHVKVNDDSSYTIGHVVQGDSVTDVLSYVEYDKSQLVNMMRDATEMALRDGRITFEEARQLISHYDRGLAGYTYLEQDG